The proteins below are encoded in one region of Doryrhamphus excisus isolate RoL2022-K1 chromosome 4, RoL_Dexc_1.0, whole genome shotgun sequence:
- the dph7 gene encoding diphthine methyltransferase has translation MQRSRRSRIRSLQVFDTELNADTVEWCPVSPHHSILACGTYQLQTQKEEEDVPPRRTGRLYLFKYQTEALSPLTELQRIDTPAILDMKWCHVPVSGKVVLGLATSTGELQLHALSDSQEGGSCLQTLSSMEVGAERLILSLDWSTGRMDSSSDIRMVCSDSAGSVSVLSWDEGGLKTLSQWKAHDFEAWISAFSYWDTHLLYSGGDDCKFKGWDLRMGPSSPTFVSKRHSMGVCSIHSNPHREHILATGSYDEKVLLWDGRNMRHPLSETSLGGGVWRLKWHPTQQHLLLAACMHNHFHILDCQQDPNGGSCPVVASYVLHNSLAYGADWSRLTPSPSPTQAKETLTEVGGHLKIQYESPTASLDTFLEDDSGQYIPEDITASSTTGDGLHPERDVTFLVASCSFYDHVLHLWRWDWTAPDACS, from the exons ATGCAGAGAAGTAGAAGATCGAGAATTCGGAGCTTGCAAGTGTTTGACACCGAGTTGAATGCCGACACCGTGGAATGGTGTCCTGTCTCCCCCCACCATAGCATCCTAGCCTGCGGGACATATCAGCTACAAACACAA aaagaagaagaggatgtCCCTCCAAGGCGAACGGGTCGTTTGTATCTTTTCAAATATCAAACGGAAGCTTTGAGTCCTCTCACGGAGCTACAGAGAATCGACACGCCCGCCATTCTTGATATGAAATG GTGTCATGTGCCCGTGTCAGGAAAGGTGGTGCTCGGACTGGCAACATCCACCGGCGAACTCCAACTACACGCTCTCTCTGACAGCCAG GAAGGCGGCAGCTGTCTGCAGACACTCAGCAGCATGGAGgtgggagcagagcggctgataCTGTCATTGGATTGGTCCACTGGGAGAATGGACAG CAGCAGTGACATACGGATGGTGTGCAGCGACTCTGCAGGAAGTGTTAGCGTGCTTTCCTGGGATGAAGGTGGCCTGAAGACTTTGTCGCAGTGGAAGGCCCACGACTTCGAAGCTTGGATCTCAGCCTTCTCCTATTGGGACACACACTTGCTTTACTCGG GTGGTGATGACTGCAAGTTTAAAGGCTGGGATCTCAGGATGGGACCCTCCAGCCCCACTTTCGTCAGTAAAAG GCATTCGATGGGTGTGTGCAGCATTCACAGTAACCCACACCGAGAACACATCCTTGCCACGGGCAG CTATGATGAAAAAGTCCTGTTGTGGGATGGAAGGAATATGCGTCATCCTCTCAGTGAGACTTCCCTGGGTGGGGGCGTGTGGAGGCTGAAGTGGCATCCGACTCAGCAGCACCTCCTCCTGGCAGCATGCATGCACAACCACTTCCATATCCTTGATTGTCAACAAG ACCCCAATGGAGGATCTTGTCCGGTGGTAGCCTCCTACGTACTCCACAACTCCTTGGCTTATGGAGCCGACTGGTCTCGGCTGACGCCCTCCCCTTCCCCTACACAAGCAAAAGAAACCCTCACAGAGGTGGGGGGTCATCTAAAGATCCAGTACGAGTCTCCCACCGCCAGTTTGGACACGTTCCTGGAGGACGACAGTGGACAATACATCCCAGAGGACATTACAGCATCATCTACAACAGGAGACGGCCTCCACCCTGAACGGGATGTGACTTTTCTCGTAGCCAGCTGCTCTTTCTACGATCACGTGCTTCACCTGTGGAGGTGGGACTGGACTGCACCGGATGCTTGCTCCTGA
- the mrpl41 gene encoding large ribosomal subunit protein mL41, whose product MGVLSTLIRGLTRGADRMSEFTSKRGSRTHNKGRGARPSGVKLPSRKFVSIPAMIPDFVVPHLDGFALKAYVSYRCPKGSEPPMTAESLFAEVAAPGIKKDWNEGTYDKDRLEKYGFEATQDGKLFKLYPKNYVR is encoded by the coding sequence ATGGGCGTATTGTCCACACTGATCAGAGGCCTGACGAGAGGAGCGGACAGAATGTCAGAATTCACCAGCAAGAGAGGTTCTCGGACTCACAACAAAGGCCGAGGTGCCAGACCCAGCGGAGTCAAGCTCCCCAGCAGGAAGTTTGTGTCCATTCCCGCCATGATTCCTGACTTTGTGGTGCCTCATCTGGACGGATTTGCACTCAAAGCATATGTATCATATCGCTGTCCGAAGGGAAGCGAGCCCCCGATGACGGCAGAGAGCCTTTTTGCCGAAGTGGCTGCTCCTGGGATTAAGAAAGACTGGAATGAAGGAACGTACGATAAAGATCGGCTGGAGAAATACGGATTTGAAGCCACACAAGACGGGAAGTTGTTCAAACTGTACCCCAAGAACTATGTGCGTTAA